AAGAGAAATATGGATTCTGTTTGtcaagttgtgtgtttttttttttttttgtttactgaaaTGCTGGGCAATCGATATGTCAATCCATCTCTATTTGTAGCAGTTTTTGCAGCGCTCCATGATCTCCCCTGTATAGAACAATAATCTCTCTAATTGACCCACTGGGGAGGGTTGCGCACAAGAGATCGCCAGACAGACTCTACATCTGTGCGTGCTCTATTATGctaatactaaaacacaaaacagtttaCAGAAACATCATAttttagtgtgtgtatatatatatatatatatatatatatatatatatatatatatatatatatatatatatatatacacacacacacacacacacacacacacacacacacacacacacacacacacacacacacacacacaacaaatgaACCAAAACAAACTCAAAACCACAAAGGATAGAATACAGCATTGGCAGAATAGACACGATTCTTTAGTACAAAATAACACAGTGcagctttggtgtgtgtgtggggggggggactaTACTAATTcttattacttttcttttaactTAGCCTTTGCAGGTTACTTTAGTAAAACtgtataaactgtatttaataacagtaAGCGAATAGGCCTACTTGTGTTGTTATAGTTTTACAATTTTAGTAGAGGATACAACATGTTTATATAGTTACACATATAAAggttcaatataaaataaatacatatgtatctGCTAAACTAAACCCgtatttaattgatttgtttaaatgCAGAAGCACATATGCTGAAAAGGCAATCTGTTCCCGTATTGTAGTGCGCGCTTTAGTTAAACCAGCATGTTATATCAAAGTCGCACACAATTACAAATAAACGCTTCTGGAAAGATAAATACGCGGCTCATCATCCTGCTCTGCTGCAGTGCTTACCGTTGAATTTCATGTCGCTCTGGGTGTCGTCTCGTTTGTCTAACCTGCATTTACTTTCACCCTGCTCTAGTTTTGGCCTGAAGCTTTCTGTTGCTGTGGTGCCGTCTGCTTTCGGGGTGTGATGGGGCGAGGAGACGCTGGTGCTGTAAGGTGCACAAGCTGCCAGTGGTTTGCTGTCGCCCAAAATGTCTTTGATTAGAAAGGAAGAGGTGGCTGTCCTCGGGGCAGAGCCGGCTGCCCCTATCTGCTGTGCAGGCTGAGGCGATAGCTGCAAACTTTGCTGCTGACTCTGATGGTGGCGGTGATGCTGAATGCTGTCTTGCACCAGGTGCTGTTCGGGATGCTCCATGGTGACCGAAATGGGGGAAGAAGGGGCTGTCCCCACCGTATCTATCTCCGAACATGGTGACGGCGTGGCCAGGGTTCTAAATTCCGCGGTCCTGCAGTCACCGAGACGAAAATCTCCGTTCATTAGCACGGGGCTGCTGGAACTGGTGTTGTTGTTCGATAAAATAGTGTCTATTCCAAAATCCGACCCGCTAGACGCTTCCAtagtaatataaaatgaaaaaaaaaagagaaaacgaaTAGGATTAGGATCTCGTCTTCATTACAAACATTGAAAAGACTCCGCTGAATGTCAGAAACAAAATCTGTAGCACAGGAAGATCGATAAACACAGGTGCACAAAGTCCTTCTCAACTGCCTAAAACAGAAAAGGTGTAAGGAGAAAATAATACTAGATAAAAACACCACacaaagttgttgttttgttttttggttttgttttttacaataaGTCACTATGATGATAGTCTCCCAGTTCGGTTGCATTCAATCTGGGATCTGTAAAGCAATGGTGCTGTCTATCCCACGtccttttgttctgtttttaactTTCTTTCGTAGTTGAGGTGTGGAGAGATACGCAGAACTAACTCCTCGACACCACGCTCCTTTTTTTGCTTGTAACCGTTCTAGTGTTGCTCTACAATGACTTCCTACACTGACGTCACTGGCATGCAAAGGGAACTCATATTTTCTCCGTTATTATAATCTGCTTCTCGTTTTATCCATCTCTCCTGCCATTGGTTAGTCCGTGACGTTGCCTGCACTTAGCCAATCGGTGGAATCCTACTTTATCTTGTCAATTTTGAGCCAGCTATTGAGTCCTGAATGCTCTTTTTTACCAAATCTCAGGCTGCTGTCTTAACTTGTAGCCCGCGTAACAAAGAAAACAGAATACTTGAAAAGATGCTAATATCGTACAATAGAGACAGTAAAACTGCCAGGTTAACGCATGTTAAAGGAAACACAAGTGCTAAAAAGAAATGCGACCGAGAGGAACAAAATCACGTTTTTGTTAACTATACAGcatatttttcctttctttctttttttaaaatattaaatactttattgaAGTTTGTATTTAAAAGTTACGTTTGTTAAAGATAGCAGGGGGAAcagcacaaaaaagaaaaagaaaccattCGTTTGCATAATCTTCTGCCCCAGCGAATGATTACGGTAATCTCTGTTTATTTAACCTATCAGAACCAATTAAATTTGACTTCTGCCATTCTGCCATTCCCTTAAAGAAGTGTTGTACAGAAGcctaactaaaataataattgtaccgGTGTTAGTATGTACCCTGCATCAATTATATAATagacatacatacaaacatacaacaGACGTATtgccgatatatatatatatatatatatatatatatatatatatatatatatatatatatatatatatatatatattatacacatagtACCTTTATGTTAAAATTCCACCTTTTTctaaaagcatattttttttgtttgtttttttacttctttatttatttatatattaaatctaTGCTGACAGAtactttttgtgtttattttaaaaactctcGGGCGTTGATCAAATTAAATGTGAAATAACTGTGTGATCAAATTAAATGTGAAATAACTGTAATTGGTAATAGTACTAATGTAACTGTAAATACATGACTTGTTCTTTATTTATGCTCTATTAGGCATCGGATTGGCTGTAGACAGTAACACGACTCGCCCGTATACCATGGAGGGTATCAACTTGTGTTCATTTCTGTAGAGCGGCTGAAAGCGGGCTCCTGTTGAATGTCAGACTAATAGGAAGTGCGAGTGACATGACGGCGTATTACTCCTGATTAACTGCCGTGTCCGCCTAATTAGCACAGTAATGAGAAGGCGCTAATGAATGATTTCAAGTTCCCCGAGTTTCGATTTACTTTGGATTTCAAGTTTAAGGACCCAAGAATGCAAGGTAACACACAATAGTATTTCATCCATCTGCTTACAGTTAGTAATTCAAATCTGAaatgtttatctatctatctatgtatctatctatagatatattGTTGACATCACAGTTATAAACTTCTTTTCCTCCATAATTCTACAATTACATAAAAGCCAACTACTTCCCCTCGTTGAAAGTTAGttgggattatatatatatatatatatatatatatatatatatatatatatatatatatatatatatatatatatatatatataacacagccTAACTTGTCAACAATGAAATGCCTAATTACGCATTTATGCAATTTGATGAACACatctgaaaaactaaataaaaaaatagtttagC
The Acipenser ruthenus chromosome 10, fAciRut3.2 maternal haplotype, whole genome shotgun sequence DNA segment above includes these coding regions:
- the LOC117401023 gene encoding barH-like 2 homeobox protein, with the protein product MEASSGSDFGIDTILSNNNTSSSSPVLMNGDFRLGDCRTAEFRTLATPSPCSEIDTVGTAPSSPISVTMEHPEQHLVQDSIQHHRHHQSQQQSLQLSPQPAQQIGAAGSAPRTATSSFLIKDILGDSKPLAACAPYSTSVSSPHHTPKADGTTATESFRPKLEQGESKCRLDKRDDTQSDMKFNGTKEESDREISSSRDSPSVRSKKPRKARTAFSDHQLNQLERSFERQKYLSVQDRMDLAAALNLTDTQVKTWYQNRRTKWKRQTAVGLELLAEAGNYSALQRMFPSPYFYHPSLLGTMDSTTAAAAAAAMYSSMYRTPPAPHPGLQRPLVPRVLIHGLGPGGQPALNPLANPISGAPHPR